The proteins below are encoded in one region of Casimicrobium huifangae:
- a CDS encoding ABC transporter permease codes for MSAAGSARGSGLRRIGAMMARHFYLIRRSWPRLLSFAYYPVMQLLVWAFVTKYLAAQSGSQSVLQAAPGILLTGVLLWDVLVRGELGLFLSFLEEMYSRNLGNLFVSPLRLHEFVIAQMLLSILRVVIGSGMALLVAVVFFDLRVVGQVAVLAGCLGCLLVFGWAIGLIANGLVLRFGLGAEEIGWAVVFLIGPLSGAYYPVAVLPQWLQWVALAMPTAWTFEAMRAALIDGQARWDLLAWSLAIAVAYLGFGAIVFRQLVEAGRRRGLLLQMGE; via the coding sequence ATGAGTGCGGCAGGATCGGCACGCGGCAGTGGGCTGCGGCGTATCGGCGCCATGATGGCGCGGCATTTCTACCTGATCCGACGGTCATGGCCGCGCCTGCTTTCATTTGCCTACTACCCGGTCATGCAGTTGCTGGTGTGGGCGTTCGTGACCAAGTATCTGGCCGCGCAAAGCGGCAGCCAGAGCGTACTGCAGGCAGCGCCGGGCATTCTGCTGACCGGCGTACTGCTGTGGGATGTGCTGGTGCGCGGCGAGCTGGGGTTGTTTCTTTCGTTTCTGGAAGAGATGTATTCGCGCAATCTTGGCAATCTGTTTGTCAGCCCGCTGCGCCTGCACGAGTTTGTCATCGCCCAGATGCTGCTGTCCATACTGCGGGTCGTGATCGGCTCTGGCATGGCTTTGCTCGTCGCAGTCGTCTTTTTCGATCTGCGCGTCGTTGGGCAGGTTGCCGTGCTGGCGGGTTGTCTGGGGTGCCTGCTGGTGTTCGGCTGGGCGATTGGTCTGATTGCCAACGGTCTGGTGTTGCGTTTTGGTCTGGGCGCGGAGGAAATCGGCTGGGCTGTAGTGTTCCTGATCGGGCCGTTGTCGGGGGCTTACTACCCGGTTGCAGTGCTGCCCCAATGGTTGCAGTGGGTGGCGTTGGCGATGCCTACAGCCTGGACGTTCGAAGCGATGCGTGCGGCCCTCATTGATGGGCAGGCTCGCTGGGACTTGCTCGCGTGGTCGCTGGCCATTGCCGTTGCCTATCTTGGCTTTGGCGCAATCGTGTTCCGGCAACTGGTCGAGGCAGGACGCCGTCGTGGCCTGTTGCTGCAGATGGGCGAGTGA
- a CDS encoding arginyltransferase, translating into MSKLNDLAHIPWQALQFYSTAPYPCSYVGGRVARSQVATPSHLIDSRVYGELLRMGFRRSGTFVYRPNCDGCNACTPLRVPMATFIPTRSQKRAWLRHSREYRARVVPLEYRPEHYELYLRYQRLRHHGGGMDRDSREQYQHFLLQSHVDTMLVEFRDADGALIMVSLIDILADGLSAVYTFYEPEIHGSLGTFGIMWQIEQAKRLGLQYVYLGYWIEGSDKMSYKANFSPCEMLRDGVWQTA; encoded by the coding sequence ATGAGCAAACTCAACGATCTCGCACACATCCCCTGGCAGGCGCTGCAGTTTTATTCAACGGCGCCATACCCCTGCAGCTATGTGGGCGGACGGGTGGCGCGCTCGCAGGTGGCAACGCCCAGTCACCTGATTGACAGCCGGGTCTATGGTGAGTTGCTGCGCATGGGTTTTCGTCGCAGCGGGACGTTTGTCTACCGACCCAATTGCGATGGTTGCAATGCCTGCACGCCGCTCAGGGTGCCGATGGCAACCTTCATACCGACACGTAGTCAGAAGCGGGCCTGGCTACGGCATTCGCGAGAGTACCGGGCGCGCGTCGTGCCGCTCGAATATCGCCCGGAGCACTACGAGCTTTACCTGCGCTATCAGCGGCTGCGCCACCACGGTGGCGGGATGGATCGCGACAGCCGCGAGCAATACCAGCACTTCCTGCTGCAAAGTCATGTCGACACCATGCTGGTGGAGTTCCGTGATGCCGATGGCGCGCTGATCATGGTCAGCCTGATCGACATCCTTGCTGATGGCCTGTCAGCCGTCTATACCTTCTACGAACCCGAGATTCACGGCAGCCTGGGCACCTTCGGCATCATGTGGCAGATCGAGCAGGCCAAACGGCTCGGCCTGCAGTACGTCTACCTTGGCTACTGGATCGAGGGCAGCGACAAGATGAGCTACAAGGCGAATTTCTCGCCGTGCGAGATGCTGCGCGACGGCGTCTGGCAGACCGCTTAA
- a CDS encoding aldehyde dehydrogenase family protein, translating into MPKITDILNTMDYGVAPEGNEHVTRWLDQNHRRFGHFIDGKFTTPPKKSAQQIAVVNPANGGELATIALGGETEVDAAVTAARRAYKGWSALPGNARARYLYALARLLQKRERFFSVLESMDNGKPIRESRDIDIPLAARHFYHHAGWADLLASEYPGYTSVGVCGQIIPWNFPLLMLAWKVAPALAAGNTVVLKPAEDTPLTALAFAELCAEAGLPPGVVNIVTGDGSTGALIVNHDDIDKIAFTGSTEVGRIIRQTTAGSGKKLSLELGGKSPFIVFDDADLDSAVEGVVDAIWFNQGQVCCAGSRLLVQESVADRFHAKLKARAGKLRVGDPLDKSTDIGAVVSSVQLQRIGRLVEQGRAEGCECWQPDGAVPGKGFYFPPTLFTGVSPAATIAQEEIFGPVLVSTTFRTHDEAIALANNTRYGLAASVWSENINVALDAAARIKAGVVWINSTNLFDAAAGFGGYRESGFGREGGREGLYEYLKPVSSAVSRKPAAATARLGASPVATTTAARGNTPELDRTAKLYVGGKQSRPDGGNSYTVFGANGKPLGQAGLGNRKDIRNAVEAAHGASGWSGYTAHNRAQVLFFLAENLEQRSEEFAARLQALCGGSITRASEEVAQTVARIMFYAAHADKFDGAVHPTRSRNVTLAMPEPWGVVGIVCPDEAPLLSLISLTMPAIAMGNRAVAVPSAAHALIATDLYQVLETSDVPGGVFNIVTGERDVLAKTLAEHDDVAALWYFGGAEGGSMVERASSGNLKATWVEVAGARDWRSTTAQGREFLQRATQIKNIWVPYGE; encoded by the coding sequence ATGCCCAAAATCACCGACATTCTGAACACCATGGACTACGGCGTCGCACCGGAAGGCAACGAGCATGTGACGCGCTGGCTCGACCAGAACCATCGCCGTTTCGGCCACTTCATTGACGGCAAGTTCACCACGCCGCCGAAGAAATCTGCGCAACAGATCGCCGTCGTGAACCCGGCGAATGGCGGTGAGCTCGCCACTATCGCTTTGGGCGGCGAGACAGAGGTTGATGCCGCCGTGACCGCTGCGCGACGTGCGTACAAAGGCTGGTCCGCGCTGCCCGGCAATGCCCGCGCGCGCTACCTGTACGCCCTCGCCCGCCTGCTGCAGAAGCGCGAGCGCTTCTTCTCGGTGCTTGAGTCGATGGATAACGGCAAGCCCATCCGCGAGTCTCGCGATATCGACATCCCGCTGGCGGCACGGCACTTCTATCACCATGCCGGCTGGGCCGACCTGCTCGCCAGCGAATACCCCGGCTACACATCCGTCGGCGTTTGCGGCCAGATCATCCCGTGGAACTTTCCGCTGCTGATGTTGGCGTGGAAGGTTGCACCGGCTCTCGCCGCCGGCAATACGGTGGTGCTCAAACCTGCGGAAGACACACCGCTGACGGCGCTGGCCTTTGCCGAACTTTGCGCCGAAGCCGGGCTGCCGCCTGGCGTGGTCAACATCGTCACCGGCGATGGCAGCACTGGCGCGCTGATCGTCAATCACGACGACATCGACAAGATCGCCTTCACCGGCTCTACCGAGGTCGGCCGTATCATCCGCCAGACCACAGCAGGCAGCGGCAAGAAGCTTTCGCTCGAGCTGGGCGGCAAATCACCCTTCATCGTGTTCGACGATGCCGATCTCGATAGCGCCGTCGAAGGCGTGGTCGACGCCATCTGGTTCAACCAGGGCCAAGTCTGCTGTGCGGGCTCGCGACTGCTGGTGCAGGAGTCGGTCGCCGACCGCTTTCATGCCAAACTCAAAGCGCGCGCCGGCAAACTGCGCGTGGGGGACCCGCTCGACAAGTCCACCGACATCGGCGCCGTCGTGTCGTCGGTGCAGTTGCAGCGCATCGGTCGCCTGGTTGAACAAGGTCGTGCCGAAGGCTGCGAATGCTGGCAACCGGACGGTGCGGTGCCCGGCAAGGGCTTCTACTTTCCGCCAACGCTGTTCACAGGGGTCAGCCCGGCCGCCACCATCGCGCAGGAGGAAATCTTCGGACCAGTACTGGTCAGCACCACGTTCCGCACGCATGACGAAGCCATCGCGCTGGCCAATAACACCCGCTACGGACTGGCGGCTTCGGTCTGGTCGGAGAACATCAATGTGGCGCTGGACGCCGCTGCCCGCATCAAGGCCGGCGTGGTGTGGATCAATTCGACCAATCTGTTCGACGCCGCCGCTGGCTTCGGTGGCTACCGCGAGAGCGGCTTTGGTCGCGAAGGCGGTCGTGAAGGGCTTTACGAATACTTGAAGCCGGTGTCGTCGGCGGTTTCCCGCAAGCCTGCCGCCGCTACGGCCCGCCTCGGCGCGTCACCGGTGGCCACCACAACGGCTGCGCGAGGCAACACGCCGGAGCTTGACCGCACCGCCAAGCTCTATGTCGGCGGCAAACAATCCCGTCCCGACGGCGGCAACAGCTACACGGTGTTCGGCGCCAATGGCAAGCCACTCGGCCAAGCCGGGCTTGGCAACCGCAAGGACATCCGCAACGCCGTTGAAGCCGCGCATGGGGCCAGTGGCTGGTCCGGCTACACCGCCCACAATCGGGCGCAGGTGCTGTTCTTCCTGGCGGAGAACCTGGAGCAGCGCAGTGAAGAATTCGCCGCACGCCTGCAAGCACTGTGCGGCGGCTCCATCACTCGGGCAAGTGAGGAAGTCGCCCAGACCGTCGCCCGCATCATGTTCTACGCCGCACACGCCGACAAGTTCGATGGCGCGGTACACCCTACTCGCAGCCGCAACGTGACGCTGGCCATGCCTGAGCCCTGGGGCGTGGTGGGCATTGTCTGCCCGGATGAAGCGCCGCTGCTCTCGCTGATTTCGCTGACAATGCCGGCGATCGCGATGGGCAACCGCGCGGTCGCCGTGCCGTCTGCAGCACACGCGCTGATCGCCACCGACCTGTACCAGGTGCTTGAAACCAGCGACGTTCCCGGCGGTGTGTTCAACATCGTCACCGGCGAGCGGGATGTGCTCGCGAAGACACTGGCGGAGCACGACGACGTGGCCGCGCTCTGGTACTTTGGCGGCGCCGAGGGCGGCAGCATGGTCGAGCGCGCCTCCAGCGGCAACCTGAAAGCCACCTGGGTAGAGGTCGCCGGCGCTCGTGACTGGCGATCCACTACGGCACAAGGGCGGGAATTCCTGCAACGCGCCACGCAGATCAAAAACATCTGGGTGCCGTACGGGGAGTAA
- a CDS encoding MFS transporter — protein MASSAGANRQAHGSVWRWIPTLYFGQGIPYVAVMTLSVILYKNLGISNTDIALYTSWLYLPFVIKPLWSPFVDMFRSKRWWIVWLELLIGSAFALVALTLPTSNFFQLSLAVFWLLAFSAATHDIASDGFYMLGLQQHEQAAYVGIRSTFFRLSMITGQGGLVYLAGKLTEMTGNVSAAWSIVFFLLGAMFISLFLWHSLILPRPANDIGNVATDEHGRPAPIGQAFVLVFLKFLRKKEIVTILAFLLLYRFAESQLVKIAPVFLLDKAENGGLGLSTATVGVVYGTIGVIALTVGGLLSAWLISRHGMQRWLWPMALAINVPNAVYVYMALVLPSSVELIATLVAIEQFGYGFGFTSYVLYMIMTAKGDHQTAHYAICTGFMALGMMLPGMPSGWLQSQMGYSNFFIWVCVATIPSFVVTALIRIEPGFGTRQRDG, from the coding sequence GTGGCTTCGTCGGCCGGCGCCAATCGGCAAGCTCATGGCAGCGTCTGGCGCTGGATCCCGACGCTCTACTTTGGTCAGGGCATTCCTTACGTCGCGGTGATGACGCTTTCGGTCATCCTGTACAAGAACCTCGGCATCTCCAACACCGACATTGCGCTCTATACGAGCTGGCTCTACCTGCCCTTCGTGATCAAGCCGCTGTGGTCGCCGTTTGTGGACATGTTCCGCAGCAAACGCTGGTGGATCGTCTGGCTTGAGCTGCTGATCGGCAGCGCTTTCGCACTGGTGGCGCTGACACTGCCGACCAGCAACTTCTTTCAATTGAGCCTGGCGGTGTTCTGGTTGCTGGCATTCAGCGCGGCGACCCATGACATCGCCTCCGATGGTTTCTACATGCTGGGTCTACAGCAGCATGAGCAGGCCGCTTATGTCGGCATTCGCAGCACTTTCTTCCGGCTCTCGATGATCACCGGTCAGGGCGGCCTCGTCTATCTGGCTGGCAAGCTCACTGAAATGACCGGCAACGTGTCGGCGGCGTGGTCCATCGTGTTCTTCCTGCTCGGCGCGATGTTCATCTCGCTGTTCCTTTGGCACAGCCTGATCCTGCCGCGACCGGCGAACGACATCGGCAACGTCGCTACCGACGAGCACGGACGGCCGGCCCCGATCGGCCAAGCCTTTGTGCTGGTCTTTCTGAAGTTCCTGCGCAAGAAGGAGATCGTCACCATCCTCGCCTTCCTGCTGCTGTATCGCTTCGCCGAATCGCAACTGGTGAAGATCGCACCGGTATTCCTGCTCGACAAGGCCGAGAATGGCGGGCTCGGGCTCTCCACCGCCACGGTGGGTGTGGTCTACGGCACCATCGGCGTCATCGCGCTGACCGTGGGTGGCCTGTTGAGTGCCTGGCTAATATCGCGCCATGGTATGCAGAGATGGTTGTGGCCGATGGCCTTGGCAATCAATGTACCGAACGCGGTCTACGTCTATATGGCGCTGGTGTTACCCAGCAGCGTTGAGCTGATTGCCACGCTGGTCGCCATTGAGCAATTCGGCTATGGCTTCGGCTTTACGTCTTACGTGCTCTACATGATCATGACTGCGAAAGGCGACCATCAAACCGCGCACTACGCGATCTGCACCGGGTTCATGGCGCTGGGCATGATGCTGCCCGGCATGCCGAGCGGATGGTTGCAGTCGCAGATGGGTTACAGCAATTTCTTCATCTGGGTCTGCGTGGCAACCATTCCGAGCTTTGTGGTGACCGCGCTGATCCGCATCGAGCCAGGATTCGGCACCAGGCAACGTGACGGTTAA
- a CDS encoding ABC transporter ATP-binding protein translates to MLTAAADQAVVVRDLRKSYGASEAVRGISFSVGRGQTVALLGGNGAGKTTTLSMLLGVLTPSSGSIELLGLPLAQHRYDILPRINFTSPYVDLPKRLSVVENLRVFAGLYGVDDARRRIAELIAELDLTEVADRPYANLSAGQRTRVSLAKSLLNSPELLLLDEPTASLDPDVGDRMRSLLERFRAQSGCAMLLASHNMAEVERLCDEVIMLRRGEIVDHGSPAVLLAKYGRSSLDDVFLDISRAEPA, encoded by the coding sequence ATGCTGACGGCGGCAGCGGACCAGGCGGTCGTCGTTCGCGATCTGCGCAAATCCTATGGCGCGAGCGAGGCCGTGCGAGGAATCTCGTTTTCCGTTGGTCGCGGGCAGACGGTCGCGTTACTGGGCGGCAACGGCGCCGGCAAGACAACGACGCTCTCCATGCTGCTGGGCGTGCTGACGCCGTCGTCGGGATCAATCGAGCTGCTGGGGTTGCCGCTCGCGCAGCACCGCTATGACATCCTGCCGCGCATCAACTTCACATCCCCTTATGTCGATCTGCCCAAGCGGCTGTCGGTGGTCGAGAATCTGCGCGTTTTCGCTGGACTCTATGGCGTTGACGATGCCCGCCGGCGCATTGCAGAGCTGATCGCCGAGCTTGACCTCACTGAAGTGGCAGACCGACCGTACGCCAATCTTTCGGCTGGCCAGCGTACACGGGTCAGCTTGGCCAAATCACTGCTGAATTCGCCGGAGCTTTTGCTGCTGGATGAGCCCACCGCATCGCTCGATCCGGACGTCGGTGACCGCATGCGTTCGCTGCTGGAGCGCTTTCGTGCCCAGTCGGGTTGCGCGATGCTGCTTGCCTCGCACAACATGGCCGAGGTGGAGCGGCTGTGCGATGAGGTGATCATGCTGCGCCGGGGTGAAATCGTTGACCACGGGTCGCCCGCCGTGCTGCTGGCGAAGTATGGGCGCAGCTCGCTGGACGACGTGTTCCTCGATATCTCGAGGGCGGAGCCAGCATGA
- a CDS encoding DUF58 domain-containing protein, which translates to MTSRATAAPSPSASPRPADRSWWQETRRRWVGKWTTGTGRTPTASDCVELIQQRIYLLPTGRGLFLIITAILLLLVGVNYQLSLAYVVAFLLAGLMQAALLASYRNLSGLLVRSGRSPHTRPGETLSFPVTVTSPDRERSGIRLTAVLRGARVVTGPLTAAADAVTPTAIATPIPEQSDARGIVPLGRITVESRAPYGLVRAWSYVHFDWIGIIEPTPESPAPPLPLSAGDDDGHSARTAMHVAHDPDSLREYVAGDSLKRVAWKQVAKSGRWYTRTGDSGARQEIDLNWQATQLADTEARLSRMASWVIRADNEGCAYTLSLPNGRLEMADGAQQLADAMLLLAIYPKRHEEIGGLR; encoded by the coding sequence ATGACGAGTCGCGCAACCGCTGCTCCTTCACCTTCGGCATCGCCACGTCCCGCAGATCGCTCATGGTGGCAGGAGACACGACGCCGGTGGGTAGGAAAGTGGACAACCGGTACCGGCCGCACGCCCACGGCAAGCGACTGTGTCGAGTTGATACAGCAGCGCATCTATCTGCTGCCCACCGGGCGCGGCCTGTTCCTCATCATCACGGCAATTCTGCTGCTGCTGGTGGGTGTCAATTACCAACTCTCGCTGGCCTATGTGGTCGCCTTTCTGCTGGCCGGACTGATGCAGGCCGCGCTGCTGGCCAGTTATCGCAACCTGAGCGGCCTGCTGGTGCGTTCAGGACGCTCGCCGCACACCCGGCCGGGCGAAACGTTGAGCTTTCCTGTCACAGTGACGTCGCCTGACCGCGAGCGCAGCGGTATTCGGCTGACAGCTGTGCTACGTGGGGCACGTGTCGTCACCGGCCCACTGACGGCCGCGGCCGATGCGGTCACACCGACCGCGATCGCCACGCCCATACCAGAACAGAGTGATGCTCGCGGCATCGTCCCGCTCGGTCGCATCACGGTCGAATCTCGTGCCCCCTATGGACTGGTGCGGGCATGGAGTTATGTTCACTTCGACTGGATCGGCATCATCGAACCAACCCCCGAATCCCCGGCACCACCACTGCCGCTGAGCGCTGGCGACGACGATGGGCACAGCGCCCGCACCGCGATGCACGTGGCACACGACCCCGACAGCCTGCGCGAATATGTTGCTGGCGATTCATTGAAGCGGGTGGCCTGGAAGCAGGTTGCCAAGTCAGGGCGCTGGTACACCCGCACCGGCGACAGCGGCGCCCGGCAGGAGATTGATCTCAACTGGCAGGCAACACAACTCGCTGACACCGAGGCGCGCCTCTCGCGCATGGCGTCGTGGGTGATACGCGCCGATAACGAAGGCTGTGCCTACACACTCAGCCTGCCGAATGGCCGCCTGGAAATG
- a CDS encoding Rieske 2Fe-2S domain-containing protein — MTADNDSIDCDQRREFLAACSSAALCGFATALAGGEALANAPSSPGGHTRRLYPAALLVDERGAPFNGRSLQPRTNYLFHFPFVATPCLLIDLARDVGGVGRSRSIVAFSAICSHQLAYPAKEVSFIRFQATASTHSEAERIHCCADHSVYDPAQGARVVAGPAPAPLAQIELSYDAKTGNLTAIGLRGTDQFDAFFRKYDFKLGMEFGGRARDLVGRTSQLQELTRFCRNVAQC, encoded by the coding sequence TTGACGGCGGACAACGACAGTATTGACTGCGACCAGCGCCGGGAGTTTCTCGCCGCATGCTCATCTGCGGCGCTGTGCGGTTTCGCCACGGCTCTGGCCGGTGGCGAGGCGCTTGCCAATGCGCCTTCCTCTCCCGGCGGCCACACACGTCGGCTCTATCCTGCAGCATTGCTGGTGGACGAACGTGGCGCCCCGTTCAACGGCCGTTCGCTGCAGCCGCGCACCAACTATCTGTTTCACTTTCCCTTTGTGGCAACGCCATGCCTTCTGATTGACTTGGCTCGCGACGTGGGTGGGGTGGGGCGTAGCCGTTCCATCGTGGCGTTTTCTGCGATCTGTTCGCACCAGTTGGCCTATCCGGCGAAAGAGGTGAGCTTTATCCGCTTTCAGGCGACGGCGTCAACGCATAGTGAAGCCGAGCGCATCCATTGCTGCGCTGATCACTCGGTGTATGACCCGGCGCAGGGCGCGCGCGTTGTTGCCGGGCCGGCACCCGCTCCGCTGGCGCAGATTGAGTTGAGTTACGACGCGAAAACAGGCAACCTGACCGCAATTGGCTTGCGCGGTACTGACCAGTTCGATGCTTTCTTCCGCAAGTACGACTTCAAGCTGGGCATGGAGTTTGGTGGTCGCGCGCGCGATCTGGTGGGGCGGACCAGCCAATTGCAGGAGCTGACGCGCTTTTGCCGCAACGTGGCGCAATGCTGA
- a CDS encoding AAA family ATPase: MSPSPHIVTASKLLGEIHQQLDSIVLGKSSVTRLAVTCLLAQGHLLIEDAPGLGKSTLALALAKTFGLQYTKVACTNDLLPSDLLGLSIWDSSAQQMRFTAGPIFAQLLLADELNRAPSKTQSALLEAMEERQVTVDGETRALPQPFFVIATQNPLDQVGVSPLPESQLDRFMMRLTLGFPDADAEIALLRGGDRRGDATRLGAVITADALLRLQALIEQVHVADPILRYIQQLLAASRTGATRPLSPRAGLALLRAARAEALQTGRDHVLPDDVQAVWAAVVGHRLGASHDSLGKGAQLASTVLAGVAAP; this comes from the coding sequence GTGTCCCCATCGCCGCACATTGTGACCGCCAGCAAGCTGCTTGGCGAGATACATCAACAACTCGATTCGATTGTACTGGGCAAGTCCAGCGTCACCCGCCTCGCCGTAACCTGTCTGCTCGCGCAGGGGCATCTGCTGATTGAGGACGCGCCCGGACTAGGCAAGTCCACACTGGCGCTAGCGTTGGCCAAGACCTTCGGCCTGCAGTACACCAAGGTCGCCTGCACCAATGACTTGCTGCCGTCTGATTTGCTCGGGTTGTCTATCTGGGATAGCAGCGCACAGCAGATGCGGTTCACGGCCGGTCCGATCTTCGCGCAGTTGCTGCTGGCGGACGAACTCAACCGCGCTCCCTCAAAAACACAAAGTGCGTTGCTGGAGGCGATGGAGGAGCGGCAAGTCACCGTCGACGGTGAAACGCGGGCACTGCCGCAACCCTTTTTTGTCATTGCGACGCAGAACCCGCTTGACCAGGTCGGCGTCTCGCCGCTACCAGAATCACAGCTTGACCGCTTCATGATGCGCCTGACGTTGGGCTTTCCGGACGCCGACGCGGAAATCGCCCTGTTGCGCGGCGGCGACCGTCGAGGCGACGCGACGCGGCTGGGTGCAGTGATCACGGCCGACGCCCTGCTGCGGCTGCAAGCATTGATCGAGCAAGTTCATGTTGCCGATCCGATCCTGCGCTATATCCAGCAACTGCTCGCCGCCAGCCGCACCGGCGCCACCCGCCCGCTATCGCCACGCGCTGGTCTCGCGCTGCTGCGCGCTGCCCGTGCCGAGGCACTACAGACGGGCCGCGACCACGTGCTGCCGGACGACGTGCAGGCGGTCTGGGCAGCGGTCGTCGGTCACCGGCTGGGAGCCAGCCACGACAGCCTGGGCAAGGGTGCCCAACTGGCCAGCACGGTGCTCGCGGGCGTCGCGGCGCCCTAG
- the aat gene encoding leucyl/phenylalanyl-tRNA--protein transferase, producing the protein MIAWLDSGDAFPPATDALTDPNGLLCAGLELTADRVLDAYGQGIFPWYSEGQPVLWWSPDPRMVLRPQDFRLHRSLRKTLRNTVYEVRVDSSFEAVMRACAELRPDQDGTWISEAIIAAYTQLHKRGLAHSVETWVDGELVGGLYGIALGRVFFGESMFMRRTDASKIAFAHLVEQLRRWQFELVDCQQNTDHLASLGAAPIRRAEFLQRLQRLVNSPADVSLQGRWQFDADLGASLTRTAKTA; encoded by the coding sequence ATGATTGCCTGGCTTGACAGCGGTGATGCATTCCCGCCGGCAACCGACGCGCTGACCGATCCCAATGGCTTGCTCTGCGCCGGGCTCGAGCTGACCGCTGACCGCGTGCTGGATGCCTATGGCCAAGGCATCTTCCCTTGGTACAGCGAGGGTCAGCCGGTGCTGTGGTGGAGCCCGGATCCCCGCATGGTGTTGCGACCGCAGGATTTCCGCCTGCATCGCAGTCTGCGCAAGACATTGCGCAATACGGTGTACGAGGTGCGGGTCGACAGCAGCTTCGAGGCGGTGATGCGCGCCTGCGCCGAGCTTCGGCCGGATCAGGACGGCACCTGGATCAGCGAGGCGATCATCGCTGCCTACACTCAACTGCACAAGCGAGGCTTGGCGCACTCGGTGGAGACTTGGGTCGATGGTGAGCTCGTCGGCGGACTCTACGGCATTGCACTTGGACGCGTGTTCTTTGGCGAGAGCATGTTCATGCGACGCACCGACGCGTCAAAGATCGCCTTCGCCCACTTGGTGGAGCAGTTGCGTCGCTGGCAGTTTGAGCTGGTCGATTGCCAGCAGAACACCGATCATCTGGCATCCCTTGGCGCAGCGCCGATACGGCGGGCGGAATTTCTGCAACGGCTGCAGCGGTTGGTAAACTCCCCGGCAGACGTTTCACTGCAGGGTCGATGGCAATTTGACGCCGACCTCGGCGCCAGCCTGACTAGGACGGCGAAGACGGCCTAA
- the deoC gene encoding deoxyribose-phosphate aldolase gives MTNSAVSTSPAATFPRNPGMPLDLDRIEGARVNLSAVERRASTLTTRRSVKKEWQAAWLVKAITCIDLTTLSGDDTPDRVARLCAKARAPLRADLVDALGLPAMPTVGAVCVYPTMVAPAVRSLAGSGIPVASVATGFPAGLMPLKLRLAEIRYAVEEGADEIDIVISRALVFRGDWQQLYDEIVAMREACGDAHMKAILATGELASLRSVYRASWVAMMAGADFIKTSTGKEPVNATLPVGLTMVRALRDYGEATGHLIGFKPAGGLKSAKDALAWFTLMKEEMGNRWLQPDLFRFGASSMLGDIERQIEHFVTGRYSTGHRHAVA, from the coding sequence ATGACCAATTCAGCCGTAAGCACATCTCCAGCAGCGACATTCCCGCGCAATCCCGGCATGCCACTCGATCTCGACCGGATCGAAGGCGCCCGCGTCAATCTGAGTGCTGTCGAGCGCCGCGCCTCGACGCTCACCACCCGCCGCTCGGTCAAGAAGGAATGGCAGGCCGCCTGGCTGGTCAAGGCCATCACCTGCATCGACCTCACCACGCTGTCGGGCGACGACACCCCTGACCGCGTGGCGCGTCTGTGCGCCAAGGCGCGCGCACCGCTGCGGGCCGATCTGGTGGACGCATTGGGACTACCGGCCATGCCCACCGTCGGCGCGGTCTGCGTGTACCCGACGATGGTGGCGCCTGCCGTGCGCTCGCTGGCGGGCAGCGGCATTCCCGTCGCCTCCGTAGCGACCGGCTTTCCGGCCGGGCTGATGCCGCTCAAGCTGCGCCTTGCCGAGATCCGCTACGCGGTGGAAGAAGGTGCGGACGAAATCGACATCGTGATCAGTCGCGCGCTGGTCTTTCGCGGCGACTGGCAGCAGCTCTACGACGAAATTGTCGCGATGCGCGAGGCCTGCGGAGACGCGCACATGAAGGCGATCCTCGCGACGGGGGAGCTGGCAAGTCTGCGCAGCGTCTATCGCGCCAGTTGGGTGGCAATGATGGCCGGCGCCGATTTCATCAAGACCTCGACGGGCAAGGAGCCGGTCAACGCCACCCTGCCAGTCGGTCTGACCATGGTCCGCGCGCTCCGTGATTACGGCGAAGCGACCGGCCATCTGATCGGTTTCAAGCCGGCGGGCGGGCTCAAGAGCGCGAAAGACGCGCTCGCCTGGTTCACGCTGATGAAGGAGGAAATGGGCAATCGCTGGCTGCAACCCGATCTCTTCCGCTTCGGCGCCAGTTCCATGCTGGGCGACATCGAGCGCCAGATCGAACACTTCGTGACCGGCCGCTACTCGACCGGCCACCGTCACGCTGTTGCCTGA